Proteins encoded by one window of Electrophorus electricus isolate fEleEle1 chromosome 17, fEleEle1.pri, whole genome shotgun sequence:
- the isoc1 gene encoding isochorismatase domain-containing protein 1 — translation MADTHTLSNNNHVPILFSFSVFSRPSSVPIGSGYEVLTQKFLSIYGSQIDVHRKFLIQVFSEEWGQYIDLPKGFAVSDKCKLRLVPLQMDIATLGNLSPATTVFFCCDMQERFRPAIKYFGDIISVGQRLLQGARILGIPVIVSEQYPKGLGSTVQEMDLSGVKMVFPKTKFSMVLPEVEAALAEVPGVRSIVLFGVETHVCIQQTALDLIGRGFEVHIVADATSSRSMMDRMFALERLARTGIIVTTSESILLQLVADKDHPKFKEIQNIIKASAPESGLLSKV, via the exons ATGGCGGATACTCACACGCTCAGCAACAATAACCATGTccccattttattttctttttctgtcttttcgCGACCATCGTCTGTCCCCATCGGCTCTGGCTATGAAGTGCTTACCCAGAAGTTTCTATCTATATACGGTTCTCAAATCGACGTGCATCGTAAATTTTTGATTCAGGTGTTCTCCGAGGAATGGGGACAGTACATTGATTTGCCGAAGGGATTTGCGGTATCGGATAAATGCAAGCTTCGATTAGTTCCTCTTCAGATGGAT ATCGCAACACTGGGCAATCTTTCTCCTGCTACCACTGTTTTCTTCTGCTGTGACATGCAGGAACGATTCAGACCTGCCATCAAGTATTTTGGTGACATCATAAGTGTGGGGCAGAGACTG CTCCAGGGGGCTCGTATTCTGGGGATTCCTGTCATTGTATCAGAGCAGTACCCCAAAGGCCTGGGCAGCACTGTGCAGGAGATGGATTTGAGTGGGGTCAAGATGGTCTTCCCCAAAACCAAGTTCTCCATGGTGCTTCCAGAGGTGGAGGCTGCCCTGGCTGAGGTTCCAGGAGTTCGAAGCATTGTGCTCTTTGGAGTTGAG ACACATGTATGTATTCAACAAACGGCTCTGGACCTGATTGGGAGGGGTTTTGAAGTACACATTGTAGCTGATGCGACATCCTCCAGGAGCATGATGGACAGAATGTTTGCACTAGAG CGTCTTGCTCGTACTGGGATCATCGTCACCACCAGCGAGTCCATCCTTCTGCAGCTTGTGGCCGACAAAGATCATCCTAAATTCAAAGAGATCCAGAACATCATTAAGGCCAGTGCTCCCGAGTCAGGACTGCTGTCCAAAGTTTGA